From the genome of Canis lupus familiaris isolate Mischka breed German Shepherd chromosome 8, alternate assembly UU_Cfam_GSD_1.0, whole genome shotgun sequence, one region includes:
- the PRMT5 gene encoding protein arginine N-methyltransferase 5 isoform X2 gives MAAMAVGGAGGSRVSSGRDLNCVPEIADTLGAVAKQGFDFLCMPVFHPRFKREFTQEPAKNRPGPQTRSDLLLSGRDWNTLIVGKLSPWIRPDSKVEKIRRNSEAAMLQELNFGAYLGLPAFLLPLNQEDNTNLARVLTNHIHTGHHSSMFWMRVPLVAPEDLRDDIIENAPSTHTEEYSGEEKTWMWWHNFRTLCDYSKRIAVALEIGADLPSNHVIDRWLGEPIKAAILPTSIFLTNKKGFPVLSKMHQRLIFRLLKLEVQFIITGTNHHSEKEFCSYLQYLEYLSQNRPPPNAYELFAKGYEDYLQSPLQPLMDNLESQTYEVFEKDPIKYSQYQQAIYKCLLDRVPDEEKDTNIQVLMVLGAGRGPLVNASLRAAKQADRRIKLYAVEKNPNAVVTLENWQFEEWGSQVTVVSSDMREWVAPEKADIIVSELLGSFADNELSPECLDGAQHFLKDDGVSIPGEYTSFLAPISSSKLYNEVRACREKDRDPEAQFEMPYVVRLHNFHQLSAPQPCFTFSHPNRDPMIDNNRYCTLEFPVEVNTVLHGFAGYFETVLYQDITLSIRPETHSPGMFSWFPILFPIKQPITVREGQTICVRFWRCSNSKKVWYEWAVTAPVCSAIHNPTGRSYTIGL, from the exons ATGGCGGCGATGGCGGTCGGAGGTGCCGGTGGGAGCCGCGTGTCCAGCGGGAGGGACCTGAACTGCGTGCCCGAAATAGCTGACACTTTGGGGGCTGTGGCCAAGCAGGG GTTTGATTTCCTCTGCATGCCTGTCTTCCACCCGCGTTTCAAGAGGGAGTTCACTCAGGAACCTGCTAAGAATCGGCCGGGCCCCCAGACACGATCAGACCTACTGCTGTCAGGAAGGG ACTGGAATACGCTAATTGTGGGAAAGCTTTCTCCATGGATTCGTCCAGACTCAAAAGTGGAGAAGATCCGCAGGAACTCTGAGGCG GCAATGTTACAGGAGCTGAATTTTGGGGCATATTTGGGTCTTCCAGCTTTCCTGTTGCCCCTAAATCAGGAAGATAACACAAACTTGGCCAGGGTTTTGACCAACCACATCCACACTGGCCACCACTCGTCCATG TTCTGGATGCGGGTACCCTTGGTGGCTCCAGAGGACCTGAGAGATGATATAATTGAGAATGCACCAAGTACACATACAGAGGAGTATAGTGGAGAGGAGAAGACATGGATGTG GTGGCACAACTTCAGGACCTTGTGTGACTATAGCAAGAGGATTGCAGTGG CTCTTGAAATTGGGGCTGACCTCCCATCTAATCATGTCATTGATCGTTGGCTTGGGGAGCCCATCAAAGCAGCCATTCTCCCCACCAGCATTTTCCTGACCAATAAGAAGGGATTTCCTGTTCTTTCTAAGATGCACCAGAGGCTGATCTTCCGGCTTCTCAAG TTGGAAGTGCAGTTCATCATCACAGGCACCAACCACCACTCAGAGAAGGAGTTCTGCTCTTATCTCCAGTACCTGGAATACCTGAGCCAGAACCGCCCTCCACCCAATGCCTATGAACTCTTTGCCAAGGGCTATGAAGACTATCTGCAGTCTCCACTCCAG CCACTGATGGACAATCTGGAATCTCAGACTTATGAAGTGTTTGAAAAGGACCCTATCAAATATTCTCAATATCAGCAG gccATCTATAAATGTCTGTTAGATCGAGTGCCAGATGAGGAGAAGGATACCAATATCCA GGTGCTAATGGTGCTGGGAGCAGGCCGGGGTCCCCTGGTGAACGCTTCCCTGCGGGCAGCCAAGCAGGCTGACCGGCGGATAAAGCTGTATGCTGTGGAGAAGAATCCAAATGCTGTGGTGAC GCTAGAGAACTGGCAATTTGAAGAATGGGGAAGCCAGGTGACAGTAGTCTCATCGGACATGCGGGAATGGGTGGCTCCAGAGAAGGCAGACATCATCGTCAGTGAGCTTCTAGGCTCCTTCGCTGACAATGAACTGTCACCTGAGTGCCTGGATGGAGCCCAACACTTCCTAAAAG ATGATGGTGTGAGCATCCCTGGGGAGTACACCTCCTTTCTGgctcccatctcctcctccaaGTTATACAATGAGGTCAGAGCCTGTCGAGAAAAGGACCGAGACCCTGAG GCCCAGTTCGAGATGCCTTATGTGGTGCGGCTGCACAACTTCCACCAGTTGTCTGCGCCCCAGCCCTGTTTCACCTTCAGCCATCCCAATAGAG ATCCTATGATTGACAACAACCGCTACTGCACCTTGGAGTTTCCCGTGGAGGTGAATACAGTGCTACATGGCTTTGCAGGCTACTTTGAGACTGTGCTTTATCAGGACATCACCCTAA GTATCCGTCCAGAAACTCACTCTCCTGGGATGTTCTCATGGTTTCCCATCCTCTTCCCCATCAAG CAGCCCATTACAGTACGTGAAGGCCAGACCATCTGTGTGCGTTTCTGGCGATGCAGCAATTCCAAGAAGGTGTGGTATGAGTGGGCTGTGACAGCACCAGTCTGTTCTGCTATTCATAACCCCACAGGCCGCTCATACACCATTGGCCTCTAG
- the PRMT5 gene encoding protein arginine N-methyltransferase 5 isoform X1, with product MAAMAVGGAGGSRVSSGRDLNCVPEIADTLGAVAKQGFDFLCMPVFHPRFKREFTQEPAKNRPGPQTRSDLLLSGRVLSFLDGGSADWNTLIVGKLSPWIRPDSKVEKIRRNSEAAMLQELNFGAYLGLPAFLLPLNQEDNTNLARVLTNHIHTGHHSSMFWMRVPLVAPEDLRDDIIENAPSTHTEEYSGEEKTWMWWHNFRTLCDYSKRIAVALEIGADLPSNHVIDRWLGEPIKAAILPTSIFLTNKKGFPVLSKMHQRLIFRLLKLEVQFIITGTNHHSEKEFCSYLQYLEYLSQNRPPPNAYELFAKGYEDYLQSPLQPLMDNLESQTYEVFEKDPIKYSQYQQAIYKCLLDRVPDEEKDTNIQVLMVLGAGRGPLVNASLRAAKQADRRIKLYAVEKNPNAVVTLENWQFEEWGSQVTVVSSDMREWVAPEKADIIVSELLGSFADNELSPECLDGAQHFLKDDGVSIPGEYTSFLAPISSSKLYNEVRACREKDRDPEAQFEMPYVVRLHNFHQLSAPQPCFTFSHPNRDPMIDNNRYCTLEFPVEVNTVLHGFAGYFETVLYQDITLSIRPETHSPGMFSWFPILFPIKQPITVREGQTICVRFWRCSNSKKVWYEWAVTAPVCSAIHNPTGRSYTIGL from the exons ATGGCGGCGATGGCGGTCGGAGGTGCCGGTGGGAGCCGCGTGTCCAGCGGGAGGGACCTGAACTGCGTGCCCGAAATAGCTGACACTTTGGGGGCTGTGGCCAAGCAGGG GTTTGATTTCCTCTGCATGCCTGTCTTCCACCCGCGTTTCAAGAGGGAGTTCACTCAGGAACCTGCTAAGAATCGGCCGGGCCCCCAGACACGATCAGACCTACTGCTGTCAGGAAGGG ttttgtctttcttGGATGGGGGGAGTGCAGACTGGAATACGCTAATTGTGGGAAAGCTTTCTCCATGGATTCGTCCAGACTCAAAAGTGGAGAAGATCCGCAGGAACTCTGAGGCG GCAATGTTACAGGAGCTGAATTTTGGGGCATATTTGGGTCTTCCAGCTTTCCTGTTGCCCCTAAATCAGGAAGATAACACAAACTTGGCCAGGGTTTTGACCAACCACATCCACACTGGCCACCACTCGTCCATG TTCTGGATGCGGGTACCCTTGGTGGCTCCAGAGGACCTGAGAGATGATATAATTGAGAATGCACCAAGTACACATACAGAGGAGTATAGTGGAGAGGAGAAGACATGGATGTG GTGGCACAACTTCAGGACCTTGTGTGACTATAGCAAGAGGATTGCAGTGG CTCTTGAAATTGGGGCTGACCTCCCATCTAATCATGTCATTGATCGTTGGCTTGGGGAGCCCATCAAAGCAGCCATTCTCCCCACCAGCATTTTCCTGACCAATAAGAAGGGATTTCCTGTTCTTTCTAAGATGCACCAGAGGCTGATCTTCCGGCTTCTCAAG TTGGAAGTGCAGTTCATCATCACAGGCACCAACCACCACTCAGAGAAGGAGTTCTGCTCTTATCTCCAGTACCTGGAATACCTGAGCCAGAACCGCCCTCCACCCAATGCCTATGAACTCTTTGCCAAGGGCTATGAAGACTATCTGCAGTCTCCACTCCAG CCACTGATGGACAATCTGGAATCTCAGACTTATGAAGTGTTTGAAAAGGACCCTATCAAATATTCTCAATATCAGCAG gccATCTATAAATGTCTGTTAGATCGAGTGCCAGATGAGGAGAAGGATACCAATATCCA GGTGCTAATGGTGCTGGGAGCAGGCCGGGGTCCCCTGGTGAACGCTTCCCTGCGGGCAGCCAAGCAGGCTGACCGGCGGATAAAGCTGTATGCTGTGGAGAAGAATCCAAATGCTGTGGTGAC GCTAGAGAACTGGCAATTTGAAGAATGGGGAAGCCAGGTGACAGTAGTCTCATCGGACATGCGGGAATGGGTGGCTCCAGAGAAGGCAGACATCATCGTCAGTGAGCTTCTAGGCTCCTTCGCTGACAATGAACTGTCACCTGAGTGCCTGGATGGAGCCCAACACTTCCTAAAAG ATGATGGTGTGAGCATCCCTGGGGAGTACACCTCCTTTCTGgctcccatctcctcctccaaGTTATACAATGAGGTCAGAGCCTGTCGAGAAAAGGACCGAGACCCTGAG GCCCAGTTCGAGATGCCTTATGTGGTGCGGCTGCACAACTTCCACCAGTTGTCTGCGCCCCAGCCCTGTTTCACCTTCAGCCATCCCAATAGAG ATCCTATGATTGACAACAACCGCTACTGCACCTTGGAGTTTCCCGTGGAGGTGAATACAGTGCTACATGGCTTTGCAGGCTACTTTGAGACTGTGCTTTATCAGGACATCACCCTAA GTATCCGTCCAGAAACTCACTCTCCTGGGATGTTCTCATGGTTTCCCATCCTCTTCCCCATCAAG CAGCCCATTACAGTACGTGAAGGCCAGACCATCTGTGTGCGTTTCTGGCGATGCAGCAATTCCAAGAAGGTGTGGTATGAGTGGGCTGTGACAGCACCAGTCTGTTCTGCTATTCATAACCCCACAGGCCGCTCATACACCATTGGCCTCTAG
- the PRMT5 gene encoding protein arginine N-methyltransferase 5 isoform X5 gives MLQELNFGAYLGLPAFLLPLNQEDNTNLARVLTNHIHTGHHSSMFWMRVPLVAPEDLRDDIIENAPSTHTEEYSGEEKTWMWWHNFRTLCDYSKRIAVALEIGADLPSNHVIDRWLGEPIKAAILPTSIFLTNKKGFPVLSKMHQRLIFRLLKLEVQFIITGTNHHSEKEFCSYLQYLEYLSQNRPPPNAYELFAKGYEDYLQSPLQPLMDNLESQTYEVFEKDPIKYSQYQQAIYKCLLDRVPDEEKDTNIQVLMVLGAGRGPLVNASLRAAKQADRRIKLYAVEKNPNAVVTLENWQFEEWGSQVTVVSSDMREWVAPEKADIIVSELLGSFADNELSPECLDGAQHFLKDDGVSIPGEYTSFLAPISSSKLYNEVRACREKDRDPEAQFEMPYVVRLHNFHQLSAPQPCFTFSHPNRDPMIDNNRYCTLEFPVEVNTVLHGFAGYFETVLYQDITLSIRPETHSPGMFSWFPILFPIKQPITVREGQTICVRFWRCSNSKKVWYEWAVTAPVCSAIHNPTGRSYTIGL, from the exons ATGTTACAGGAGCTGAATTTTGGGGCATATTTGGGTCTTCCAGCTTTCCTGTTGCCCCTAAATCAGGAAGATAACACAAACTTGGCCAGGGTTTTGACCAACCACATCCACACTGGCCACCACTCGTCCATG TTCTGGATGCGGGTACCCTTGGTGGCTCCAGAGGACCTGAGAGATGATATAATTGAGAATGCACCAAGTACACATACAGAGGAGTATAGTGGAGAGGAGAAGACATGGATGTG GTGGCACAACTTCAGGACCTTGTGTGACTATAGCAAGAGGATTGCAGTGG CTCTTGAAATTGGGGCTGACCTCCCATCTAATCATGTCATTGATCGTTGGCTTGGGGAGCCCATCAAAGCAGCCATTCTCCCCACCAGCATTTTCCTGACCAATAAGAAGGGATTTCCTGTTCTTTCTAAGATGCACCAGAGGCTGATCTTCCGGCTTCTCAAG TTGGAAGTGCAGTTCATCATCACAGGCACCAACCACCACTCAGAGAAGGAGTTCTGCTCTTATCTCCAGTACCTGGAATACCTGAGCCAGAACCGCCCTCCACCCAATGCCTATGAACTCTTTGCCAAGGGCTATGAAGACTATCTGCAGTCTCCACTCCAG CCACTGATGGACAATCTGGAATCTCAGACTTATGAAGTGTTTGAAAAGGACCCTATCAAATATTCTCAATATCAGCAG gccATCTATAAATGTCTGTTAGATCGAGTGCCAGATGAGGAGAAGGATACCAATATCCA GGTGCTAATGGTGCTGGGAGCAGGCCGGGGTCCCCTGGTGAACGCTTCCCTGCGGGCAGCCAAGCAGGCTGACCGGCGGATAAAGCTGTATGCTGTGGAGAAGAATCCAAATGCTGTGGTGAC GCTAGAGAACTGGCAATTTGAAGAATGGGGAAGCCAGGTGACAGTAGTCTCATCGGACATGCGGGAATGGGTGGCTCCAGAGAAGGCAGACATCATCGTCAGTGAGCTTCTAGGCTCCTTCGCTGACAATGAACTGTCACCTGAGTGCCTGGATGGAGCCCAACACTTCCTAAAAG ATGATGGTGTGAGCATCCCTGGGGAGTACACCTCCTTTCTGgctcccatctcctcctccaaGTTATACAATGAGGTCAGAGCCTGTCGAGAAAAGGACCGAGACCCTGAG GCCCAGTTCGAGATGCCTTATGTGGTGCGGCTGCACAACTTCCACCAGTTGTCTGCGCCCCAGCCCTGTTTCACCTTCAGCCATCCCAATAGAG ATCCTATGATTGACAACAACCGCTACTGCACCTTGGAGTTTCCCGTGGAGGTGAATACAGTGCTACATGGCTTTGCAGGCTACTTTGAGACTGTGCTTTATCAGGACATCACCCTAA GTATCCGTCCAGAAACTCACTCTCCTGGGATGTTCTCATGGTTTCCCATCCTCTTCCCCATCAAG CAGCCCATTACAGTACGTGAAGGCCAGACCATCTGTGTGCGTTTCTGGCGATGCAGCAATTCCAAGAAGGTGTGGTATGAGTGGGCTGTGACAGCACCAGTCTGTTCTGCTATTCATAACCCCACAGGCCGCTCATACACCATTGGCCTCTAG
- the PRMT5 gene encoding protein arginine N-methyltransferase 5 isoform X3, whose protein sequence is MRAPNSGTKRDRLVIPERQGFDFLCMPVFHPRFKREFTQEPAKNRPGPQTRSDLLLSGRVLSFLDGGSADWNTLIVGKLSPWIRPDSKVEKIRRNSEAAMLQELNFGAYLGLPAFLLPLNQEDNTNLARVLTNHIHTGHHSSMFWMRVPLVAPEDLRDDIIENAPSTHTEEYSGEEKTWMWWHNFRTLCDYSKRIAVALEIGADLPSNHVIDRWLGEPIKAAILPTSIFLTNKKGFPVLSKMHQRLIFRLLKLEVQFIITGTNHHSEKEFCSYLQYLEYLSQNRPPPNAYELFAKGYEDYLQSPLQPLMDNLESQTYEVFEKDPIKYSQYQQAIYKCLLDRVPDEEKDTNIQVLMVLGAGRGPLVNASLRAAKQADRRIKLYAVEKNPNAVVTLENWQFEEWGSQVTVVSSDMREWVAPEKADIIVSELLGSFADNELSPECLDGAQHFLKDDGVSIPGEYTSFLAPISSSKLYNEVRACREKDRDPEAQFEMPYVVRLHNFHQLSAPQPCFTFSHPNRDPMIDNNRYCTLEFPVEVNTVLHGFAGYFETVLYQDITLSIRPETHSPGMFSWFPILFPIKQPITVREGQTICVRFWRCSNSKKVWYEWAVTAPVCSAIHNPTGRSYTIGL, encoded by the exons ATGCGGGCTCCGAACTCGGGGACGAAGAGGGACAGACTAGTCATCCCCGaaaggcaggg GTTTGATTTCCTCTGCATGCCTGTCTTCCACCCGCGTTTCAAGAGGGAGTTCACTCAGGAACCTGCTAAGAATCGGCCGGGCCCCCAGACACGATCAGACCTACTGCTGTCAGGAAGGG ttttgtctttcttGGATGGGGGGAGTGCAGACTGGAATACGCTAATTGTGGGAAAGCTTTCTCCATGGATTCGTCCAGACTCAAAAGTGGAGAAGATCCGCAGGAACTCTGAGGCG GCAATGTTACAGGAGCTGAATTTTGGGGCATATTTGGGTCTTCCAGCTTTCCTGTTGCCCCTAAATCAGGAAGATAACACAAACTTGGCCAGGGTTTTGACCAACCACATCCACACTGGCCACCACTCGTCCATG TTCTGGATGCGGGTACCCTTGGTGGCTCCAGAGGACCTGAGAGATGATATAATTGAGAATGCACCAAGTACACATACAGAGGAGTATAGTGGAGAGGAGAAGACATGGATGTG GTGGCACAACTTCAGGACCTTGTGTGACTATAGCAAGAGGATTGCAGTGG CTCTTGAAATTGGGGCTGACCTCCCATCTAATCATGTCATTGATCGTTGGCTTGGGGAGCCCATCAAAGCAGCCATTCTCCCCACCAGCATTTTCCTGACCAATAAGAAGGGATTTCCTGTTCTTTCTAAGATGCACCAGAGGCTGATCTTCCGGCTTCTCAAG TTGGAAGTGCAGTTCATCATCACAGGCACCAACCACCACTCAGAGAAGGAGTTCTGCTCTTATCTCCAGTACCTGGAATACCTGAGCCAGAACCGCCCTCCACCCAATGCCTATGAACTCTTTGCCAAGGGCTATGAAGACTATCTGCAGTCTCCACTCCAG CCACTGATGGACAATCTGGAATCTCAGACTTATGAAGTGTTTGAAAAGGACCCTATCAAATATTCTCAATATCAGCAG gccATCTATAAATGTCTGTTAGATCGAGTGCCAGATGAGGAGAAGGATACCAATATCCA GGTGCTAATGGTGCTGGGAGCAGGCCGGGGTCCCCTGGTGAACGCTTCCCTGCGGGCAGCCAAGCAGGCTGACCGGCGGATAAAGCTGTATGCTGTGGAGAAGAATCCAAATGCTGTGGTGAC GCTAGAGAACTGGCAATTTGAAGAATGGGGAAGCCAGGTGACAGTAGTCTCATCGGACATGCGGGAATGGGTGGCTCCAGAGAAGGCAGACATCATCGTCAGTGAGCTTCTAGGCTCCTTCGCTGACAATGAACTGTCACCTGAGTGCCTGGATGGAGCCCAACACTTCCTAAAAG ATGATGGTGTGAGCATCCCTGGGGAGTACACCTCCTTTCTGgctcccatctcctcctccaaGTTATACAATGAGGTCAGAGCCTGTCGAGAAAAGGACCGAGACCCTGAG GCCCAGTTCGAGATGCCTTATGTGGTGCGGCTGCACAACTTCCACCAGTTGTCTGCGCCCCAGCCCTGTTTCACCTTCAGCCATCCCAATAGAG ATCCTATGATTGACAACAACCGCTACTGCACCTTGGAGTTTCCCGTGGAGGTGAATACAGTGCTACATGGCTTTGCAGGCTACTTTGAGACTGTGCTTTATCAGGACATCACCCTAA GTATCCGTCCAGAAACTCACTCTCCTGGGATGTTCTCATGGTTTCCCATCCTCTTCCCCATCAAG CAGCCCATTACAGTACGTGAAGGCCAGACCATCTGTGTGCGTTTCTGGCGATGCAGCAATTCCAAGAAGGTGTGGTATGAGTGGGCTGTGACAGCACCAGTCTGTTCTGCTATTCATAACCCCACAGGCCGCTCATACACCATTGGCCTCTAG
- the PRMT5 gene encoding protein arginine N-methyltransferase 5 isoform X4 — translation MRAPNSGTKRDRLVIPERQGFDFLCMPVFHPRFKREFTQEPAKNRPGPQTRSDLLLSGRDWNTLIVGKLSPWIRPDSKVEKIRRNSEAAMLQELNFGAYLGLPAFLLPLNQEDNTNLARVLTNHIHTGHHSSMFWMRVPLVAPEDLRDDIIENAPSTHTEEYSGEEKTWMWWHNFRTLCDYSKRIAVALEIGADLPSNHVIDRWLGEPIKAAILPTSIFLTNKKGFPVLSKMHQRLIFRLLKLEVQFIITGTNHHSEKEFCSYLQYLEYLSQNRPPPNAYELFAKGYEDYLQSPLQPLMDNLESQTYEVFEKDPIKYSQYQQAIYKCLLDRVPDEEKDTNIQVLMVLGAGRGPLVNASLRAAKQADRRIKLYAVEKNPNAVVTLENWQFEEWGSQVTVVSSDMREWVAPEKADIIVSELLGSFADNELSPECLDGAQHFLKDDGVSIPGEYTSFLAPISSSKLYNEVRACREKDRDPEAQFEMPYVVRLHNFHQLSAPQPCFTFSHPNRDPMIDNNRYCTLEFPVEVNTVLHGFAGYFETVLYQDITLSIRPETHSPGMFSWFPILFPIKQPITVREGQTICVRFWRCSNSKKVWYEWAVTAPVCSAIHNPTGRSYTIGL, via the exons ATGCGGGCTCCGAACTCGGGGACGAAGAGGGACAGACTAGTCATCCCCGaaaggcaggg GTTTGATTTCCTCTGCATGCCTGTCTTCCACCCGCGTTTCAAGAGGGAGTTCACTCAGGAACCTGCTAAGAATCGGCCGGGCCCCCAGACACGATCAGACCTACTGCTGTCAGGAAGGG ACTGGAATACGCTAATTGTGGGAAAGCTTTCTCCATGGATTCGTCCAGACTCAAAAGTGGAGAAGATCCGCAGGAACTCTGAGGCG GCAATGTTACAGGAGCTGAATTTTGGGGCATATTTGGGTCTTCCAGCTTTCCTGTTGCCCCTAAATCAGGAAGATAACACAAACTTGGCCAGGGTTTTGACCAACCACATCCACACTGGCCACCACTCGTCCATG TTCTGGATGCGGGTACCCTTGGTGGCTCCAGAGGACCTGAGAGATGATATAATTGAGAATGCACCAAGTACACATACAGAGGAGTATAGTGGAGAGGAGAAGACATGGATGTG GTGGCACAACTTCAGGACCTTGTGTGACTATAGCAAGAGGATTGCAGTGG CTCTTGAAATTGGGGCTGACCTCCCATCTAATCATGTCATTGATCGTTGGCTTGGGGAGCCCATCAAAGCAGCCATTCTCCCCACCAGCATTTTCCTGACCAATAAGAAGGGATTTCCTGTTCTTTCTAAGATGCACCAGAGGCTGATCTTCCGGCTTCTCAAG TTGGAAGTGCAGTTCATCATCACAGGCACCAACCACCACTCAGAGAAGGAGTTCTGCTCTTATCTCCAGTACCTGGAATACCTGAGCCAGAACCGCCCTCCACCCAATGCCTATGAACTCTTTGCCAAGGGCTATGAAGACTATCTGCAGTCTCCACTCCAG CCACTGATGGACAATCTGGAATCTCAGACTTATGAAGTGTTTGAAAAGGACCCTATCAAATATTCTCAATATCAGCAG gccATCTATAAATGTCTGTTAGATCGAGTGCCAGATGAGGAGAAGGATACCAATATCCA GGTGCTAATGGTGCTGGGAGCAGGCCGGGGTCCCCTGGTGAACGCTTCCCTGCGGGCAGCCAAGCAGGCTGACCGGCGGATAAAGCTGTATGCTGTGGAGAAGAATCCAAATGCTGTGGTGAC GCTAGAGAACTGGCAATTTGAAGAATGGGGAAGCCAGGTGACAGTAGTCTCATCGGACATGCGGGAATGGGTGGCTCCAGAGAAGGCAGACATCATCGTCAGTGAGCTTCTAGGCTCCTTCGCTGACAATGAACTGTCACCTGAGTGCCTGGATGGAGCCCAACACTTCCTAAAAG ATGATGGTGTGAGCATCCCTGGGGAGTACACCTCCTTTCTGgctcccatctcctcctccaaGTTATACAATGAGGTCAGAGCCTGTCGAGAAAAGGACCGAGACCCTGAG GCCCAGTTCGAGATGCCTTATGTGGTGCGGCTGCACAACTTCCACCAGTTGTCTGCGCCCCAGCCCTGTTTCACCTTCAGCCATCCCAATAGAG ATCCTATGATTGACAACAACCGCTACTGCACCTTGGAGTTTCCCGTGGAGGTGAATACAGTGCTACATGGCTTTGCAGGCTACTTTGAGACTGTGCTTTATCAGGACATCACCCTAA GTATCCGTCCAGAAACTCACTCTCCTGGGATGTTCTCATGGTTTCCCATCCTCTTCCCCATCAAG CAGCCCATTACAGTACGTGAAGGCCAGACCATCTGTGTGCGTTTCTGGCGATGCAGCAATTCCAAGAAGGTGTGGTATGAGTGGGCTGTGACAGCACCAGTCTGTTCTGCTATTCATAACCCCACAGGCCGCTCATACACCATTGGCCTCTAG